In Candidatus Delongbacteria bacterium, the genomic window ATCAACGACATCCGCGACGGCGCCGACCGCGACATCACGGCCTACCGGATCAGCCCGGCGGGCGAATTTGCCTGGGGCCCCGACGGCCTGGCGGTCTCGCGCAACGAGGGCTTCGAGCCGGATCCGCAGATTTGTGTCACGACGGAGGGCAACATCGTCTTCGCCTGGCAGGAGGACAGCGTGCTCCACCTGCGCAAGGTGAGTCCGGCGGGCCTGGATCTCTGGGACCCCGTCAGCCTCACGCTCAGCGCCACCTATGCGCTTTCCATTCCGCGGCTGGCCGCCGCGCCCGACGACGGCGTGCTGCTGCAGTATCTGGAGGCCCAGGGCTCGCAGTTCTGGTCGCCCAAGCACCTCTACCTCCAGCGCTTCGACGCCGCCGGCCAGCCCGCCTGGGAGGGCCCGGGCGCGGCGGTCTCCACGGCGGGCGGCTTCGGTCCGCAGATGCGACCGGAACTGCTGGGCGACGGCGCCGGCGGCGCGTTTTGCTACTGGTACGACAGCCGCAACAATCAGCTGCACGCTTACGCCCAGCACCTGTTGGCGGACGGCGGGGCGGGCTGGACGGCCAACGGCGTGCTGCTCTCCACCACGGCCAGCGAGCTGCAGGATCAGCCGCGGGTGGTGCTGGACGAGGTGGGCGCGGGTCCGCCGGCGCTGGAGTTGTATTACCGGATCACCGACCTGGACCAGAACCTGGCGGGCATCGCCGGCCAGCGCCTCTCCTGGGAGGGCGAGCGCCAGTGGGGCGCCAGCGGCCGCGTCCTGCACGCCCTGTCCTCGCAGAACCGCCAGTCGGTGATCGCGACCCGCGGCCTGGCGGACAGCAGCCTGGTGGGGCATCTGGAGTTTCCCGTCGGCGATGTGCTGCATAGCCGGCTGGTGGTGGAAGCGGTGCGCGAGGACGGCGAGGCGGGCTGGGAGCCCGCGCTGGTCACCGCCTCCAGCACCGCCAGCAGCCGCGGCTACCTGAGCGCCACGGCCGGCGCGCGCGGCCAGCTGCTGGCGGTCTGGCAGGATCAGCGCGACGACGCGTCCGGCGACATCCTGCTGCAGAACGTCAACCCGGACGGCAGCCTGGGCGCCTGGGAGGACACGAATCTGCCAGCGCCGGCCGGCCGGCCGACCACGCCGGACATGCTCGCCGCCTGGCCCAATCCCTTCAATCCGAGCACGCGCGTCGCGCTGGAGCTGCCGGGCGCCGGCACGCTGCGGCTCTCCGTGCACGATCTGCGCGGCGCCGAGGTGGCGCGCCTGCTGGACGGCTGGCAGCCGGCGGGTCGGCAGGTGGTGGATTGGAACGCCGCGGGCCTGCCCAGCGGCAGCTACTGGCTCCGCCTGGAGACCGCCGGTGGGCGGAAGAGTCTGCGCGTGACCCTGCTCAAGTAGAATGCCGGCCCAGCCGAAGGCCCCTGCCCCGACCGCCCCTGGGTCGGGGCTTTCTCTATCTGCCGGTCGGATCGACGGCTTGGGCCGGGCCGGCTGTTCGGAACCACAAGGGGACAGGGCCGTGAGACGGGCAGCTCAACGCCCAGGGGGGGACCGCGGAGTCCGCCCCCGAGAGTGTTCAAGGGCGGGCACTTGTGTCGGAAATCCGGCTCCGTCCGCACCCCAGCACGCCTTGCGAGAGGCAAAACCCATTGACCAGCAACATGTTTTTTCCTTGACAAGGTTGGCACTGAACTTGCGCCTGCGATCCTCGCCATAAAACCTGAAGTCTCCACAATCCTTGCTGCCACGCGCCCATGATTGGGGGGACCCTCCGTGATGCTGTACACTACCCCTGATTTTGCGAAAAGGAAGGACCCATGAGCAACTTGAAGACCCTTGTGCTGTTGAGCCTGGTGGCCGGACTGACGGCGCCGGTGCTGGCCAGCGAGAAGATCGAGCTGGGCGACGTGAAGAACCCCGACGAGTACAACTCGCCCGTGGGCGAGCTGTCCGACATCAACCTGCAGGGTGATGAGATCGGCAACCCCTTCATCGTTCCCTCCATCCCCTTCTCCCTGGATGTGCCGGACATCAGCATTTTCAACAACGTGTACACGTCCACGAACTACACGTCCCTGCGCGCCGGCGACGACGTGGTCTTCAAGTTCACGCCCACGGAGACGTCCGCCAACAACACCATCGATCTGAGCGCCAGCTACGCCTTCAACGCCGTGGACACGTACATGCACGTGTTCAAGAACACGATCAACGCGGCGGGTTACGTCACCAAGGACGACGACAGCGGCGACGGGGCGACCTCCAAGATCACCGGCCTGACCTTCCTGGCCGGGAACGACTACTACATCATCATCGAGACCTACTCGGCCACCACCAGCCCCTGGCACATCGCGGGTACGATCAGCGGCCCCTGCGTGGATCCGGGTTATCCCATCGGCTTCACCTCGGCCTTCGAGCTGGAGCCGGCCTGCGCCAACAGCAACGGAACTTGCCTCACGGCCGAGGGCCTCAGCGAGAACATGCCGCTGGGCGGTCTCACCAAGGCCGACGCCTCCGTGAAGGACACGGACTACTACACCTTCACGCTGACCCAGCCGATGGACGTCTCCCTGACCGTGGCGGCCAACTGCGTGGCCATGGTCGGCACGCTCTATTCGGGCACCTGCGCCTCCCCGGTCAGCCGGGCGTCCATTTCGGCGGGCGCCTACGCCGTGGCCACCTCGGCCGTGGTTCCCTATCTGGCGGCCGGCACCTACTTCGTGAAG contains:
- a CDS encoding T9SS type A sorting domain-containing protein; this translates as MTRVLLSVLALAGVLQAQWPEDPALNFAVCDRAGEQTLPKLAATSDGGCYVSWQDHGAGNYDTWLQRLDAEGQPVWADGGLLLSDHPQETWITDYDLAVDAQDHAIVAINDIRDGADRDITAYRISPAGEFAWGPDGLAVSRNEGFEPDPQICVTTEGNIVFAWQEDSVLHLRKVSPAGLDLWDPVSLTLSATYALSIPRLAAAPDDGVLLQYLEAQGSQFWSPKHLYLQRFDAAGQPAWEGPGAAVSTAGGFGPQMRPELLGDGAGGAFCYWYDSRNNQLHAYAQHLLADGGAGWTANGVLLSTTASELQDQPRVVLDEVGAGPPALELYYRITDLDQNLAGIAGQRLSWEGERQWGASGRVLHALSSQNRQSVIATRGLADSSLVGHLEFPVGDVLHSRLVVEAVREDGEAGWEPALVTASSTASSRGYLSATAGARGQLLAVWQDQRDDASGDILLQNVNPDGSLGAWEDTNLPAPAGRPTTPDMLAAWPNPFNPSTRVALELPGAGTLRLSVHDLRGAEVARLLDGWQPAGRQVVDWNAAGLPSGSYWLRLETAGGRKSLRVTLLK
- a CDS encoding T9SS type A sorting domain-containing protein, with amino-acid sequence MSNLKTLVLLSLVAGLTAPVLASEKIELGDVKNPDEYNSPVGELSDINLQGDEIGNPFIVPSIPFSLDVPDISIFNNVYTSTNYTSLRAGDDVVFKFTPTETSANNTIDLSASYAFNAVDTYMHVFKNTINAAGYVTKDDDSGDGATSKITGLTFLAGNDYYIIIETYSATTSPWHIAGTISGPCVDPGYPIGFTSAFELEPACANSNGTCLTAEGLSENMPLGGLTKADASVKDTDYYTFTLTQPMDVSLTVAANCVAMVGTLYSGTCASPVSRASISAGAYAVATSAVVPYLAAGTYFVKVEPSVTTGFACAANYTYGVLLNSTTPPPPPTNVDAAHATPLTLGSCVTGNTTHPVYTDTYHFYTNEYLTHLYCPWTNTSTSVGLSADAWYTIELPCEAQYTFTLEPPANFTTFDTVLGVFDVDGNLVAANDDNGAGGLWSRVLCCTMPGGTYTIAVDGYNTARGAFNLCVTQCTECPVDADDQPVQFGLGQNYPNPFNPATTINFTLGETGTASLKVFDLNGREVATLLNGSLERGAHSVTFDGSHLASGVYFYTLTANGSVETKKMVLMK